The following are encoded together in the Erwinia sp. E602 genome:
- a CDS encoding nicotinate phosphoribosyltransferase — translation MQINPILAIDGYKTSHREQYPQGTNRVYSNFTPRGKRYFQSPLADESLVFFGLQGFLQWFMVDLFNQQFFAQPEEQVVGEYQQLMDSYLGENSVSVEHIRALHRLGYLPLEIKSLDEGSKVPMKVPVLTLTNTLGEFFWLVNYLESVMSAELWKSSTTATVAHHYRQICQRWAERTCDDVAHLDFQCHDFSFRGMSGVHDAAQSGVGHLLSFTGTDSLPSILYAQRYYRPAAGTFIGGSIPATEHSVMCMGEEQGEIATFRRLLTELYPRGLVSIVSDTWDYWKVLTGYSRELKPEIMAREGRLVFRPDSGDPVEILCGSGDDQDRDPARSAQQKGSVEVLWEIFGGTVNARGYKVLDPHVGLIYGDSITLERANEILSRLEAKGFASSNVVFGVGSYTYQYHTRDTFGFAMKATYGEVNGVGREIFKQPKTDNGLKNSARGLLRVEKDRQGNYRLLDGQSWQQEQGGELKTRFLNGKLLNVEDLTTLRQRLAAELRRER, via the coding sequence ATGCAAATTAATCCGATTCTGGCTATCGATGGTTACAAAACCTCGCACCGTGAGCAGTACCCGCAGGGGACAAACCGGGTTTATTCCAACTTTACGCCGCGCGGTAAGCGCTATTTTCAGTCGCCGCTGGCGGATGAGTCGCTGGTGTTCTTTGGTCTGCAGGGATTTTTGCAGTGGTTTATGGTCGACCTGTTTAACCAGCAGTTCTTCGCCCAGCCGGAAGAGCAGGTGGTGGGGGAGTATCAGCAACTGATGGACAGCTACCTCGGGGAGAACAGCGTCAGCGTTGAGCACATCCGTGCGCTGCACCGCCTTGGCTATCTGCCGCTGGAGATCAAAAGCCTGGACGAAGGCAGCAAAGTGCCGATGAAGGTGCCGGTGCTGACCCTTACCAATACCCTGGGCGAGTTCTTCTGGCTGGTGAATTACCTCGAGAGCGTGATGTCGGCCGAGCTGTGGAAATCCTCCACCACCGCCACCGTCGCGCACCACTATCGCCAGATCTGCCAGCGCTGGGCCGAACGCACCTGTGACGACGTGGCGCACCTTGATTTTCAGTGCCATGACTTTTCGTTCCGCGGCATGTCCGGGGTGCACGATGCGGCACAGTCCGGCGTCGGCCATCTGCTGAGCTTTACCGGCACCGACAGCCTGCCGTCGATTCTCTATGCCCAGCGCTACTACCGTCCGGCGGCAGGCACCTTTATCGGCGGCAGCATCCCTGCCACCGAGCACAGCGTAATGTGCATGGGCGAGGAGCAGGGCGAGATCGCCACTTTCCGTCGCCTGCTGACCGAGCTCTATCCGCGCGGGCTGGTTTCGATCGTGTCCGATACCTGGGACTACTGGAAGGTGCTGACCGGGTACAGCCGTGAGCTTAAACCGGAAATCATGGCGCGTGAGGGGCGGCTGGTGTTCCGCCCGGACAGCGGTGACCCGGTCGAAATACTGTGCGGCAGCGGCGACGACCAGGATCGCGACCCTGCGCGCAGCGCGCAGCAGAAAGGCTCGGTGGAGGTGCTGTGGGAGATCTTTGGCGGCACGGTCAATGCCAGAGGCTATAAGGTGCTCGACCCGCACGTCGGCCTGATTTACGGCGATTCGATTACGCTGGAACGGGCGAACGAGATCCTCAGCCGGCTGGAGGCAAAAGGCTTCGCCAGCAGCAACGTGGTGTTCGGCGTCGGCTCATATACCTACCAGTACCACACGCGTGATACCTTCGGCTTCGCGATGAAAGCAACCTATGGGGAAGTGAACGGCGTGGGGCGGGAGATCTTTAAACAGCCGAAAACCGATAATGGCCTGAAAAACTCCGCGCGTGGCCTGCTGCGGGTAGAGAAAGACCGGCAAGGGAACTATCGTCTGCTGGATGGCCAGAGCTGGCAGCAGGAACAGGGGGGAGAGCTGAAAACCCGCTTCCTGAACGGTAAACTGCTCAACGTTGAGGATCTGACCACGCTGCGCCAGCGGCTGGCGGCGGAATTAAGGCGGGAACGCTGA
- a CDS encoding NUDIX domain-containing protein, which yields MSSEHEYLAQYDASRYPSPIVTVDSVLFSLWQQQLCVLLVQRARHPQRGLWGLPGGFIDLLQDGSTRDTALRKLREKTGVNPPWLEQLATYSGPDRDPRGWSLTTAWYALIAAEACSAGSNDVSDARWQPVAGLAQRSDIAFDHQQIVADALQRLRQKTLYSLLPVYCLPAAFTLTQLQEVTETILARPVQRKSLIRRFDASEMFEETGESVATGARKAKLYRLKPGADIHHFSRNLMSEE from the coding sequence ATGTCATCAGAACACGAGTATCTGGCGCAGTACGACGCTTCACGCTATCCGTCCCCAATCGTCACCGTCGACAGCGTGCTGTTCAGCCTCTGGCAGCAGCAGCTGTGCGTGCTGCTGGTACAGCGCGCCAGGCATCCGCAGCGCGGCCTCTGGGGGTTACCGGGGGGATTTATCGACCTGCTGCAGGATGGATCCACGCGCGACACCGCGCTGCGCAAGCTGCGGGAAAAGACCGGCGTCAATCCGCCGTGGCTCGAGCAGCTGGCCACCTACTCGGGGCCCGACCGAGACCCGCGCGGCTGGAGCCTGACCACGGCGTGGTACGCGCTGATCGCCGCCGAAGCCTGTTCTGCCGGCAGTAACGACGTCAGCGATGCACGGTGGCAGCCGGTGGCCGGGCTGGCACAGCGCAGCGACATCGCCTTTGACCACCAGCAGATCGTTGCCGACGCGCTGCAGCGGCTGCGGCAGAAAACGCTCTACTCCCTGCTGCCGGTGTACTGCCTGCCCGCCGCCTTTACCCTGACCCAGTTACAGGAGGTCACTGAGACGATCCTCGCCCGCCCGGTGCAGCGTAAAAGCCTGATCCGTCGCTTTGACGCCTCAGAGATGTTTGAAGAAACCGGCGAGAGCGTCGCTACCGGTGCCCGTAAGGCGAAGCTTTACCGCCTTAAGCCTGGCGCCGACATTCATCATTTCTCGCGCAACCTGATGAGTGAGGAGTGA
- the prs gene encoding ribose-phosphate diphosphokinase — translation MMKLQLTLDGQDVALESGRFPDGAVWERVSGPLDPQAESLTLRASAMQTLDDLMRVAQVLDAVRQRCLLRQTRLELPWLPYARQDRTMRDGDSFALRVFAGFLNQLRFDRVVVLDPHSDVAAAVVDRMVTIPQHRCLIHSRSLLAALEQGMMLIAPDAGALKKVHALAQQVKAAEYGILGKHRDIASGALSGFELLKGDVAGRDVLIADDLCDAGGTFIGSAAVLRAAGARSVSLYVTHGLFSKGVEHLLSQGIDRIWTTTSLGGAEPAQEGVERIDIATIYRSEGANHAN, via the coding sequence ATGATGAAACTGCAGTTAACGCTTGATGGTCAGGATGTGGCGCTGGAAAGCGGACGTTTTCCAGACGGTGCGGTCTGGGAGCGCGTCAGCGGGCCGCTGGATCCACAGGCGGAAAGCCTGACGCTGCGTGCCAGCGCGATGCAGACCCTCGATGACCTGATGCGGGTCGCCCAGGTGCTCGACGCGGTACGTCAGCGCTGCCTGCTGCGTCAGACCCGGCTTGAGCTGCCGTGGCTGCCCTACGCCCGACAGGACCGCACAATGCGTGACGGCGACAGTTTCGCCCTCAGGGTGTTTGCCGGTTTTCTCAATCAGCTGCGCTTTGATCGGGTGGTGGTGCTGGATCCGCACAGCGACGTGGCTGCCGCCGTGGTTGACCGTATGGTCACCATTCCCCAGCACCGCTGCCTGATCCACAGCCGTTCGCTGCTGGCCGCCCTTGAGCAGGGCATGATGCTGATTGCCCCGGACGCCGGCGCGCTGAAAAAGGTGCATGCGCTGGCGCAACAGGTGAAGGCAGCTGAGTACGGCATTCTCGGCAAGCATCGTGATATCGCCAGCGGTGCGCTGAGCGGTTTTGAACTGCTGAAAGGTGACGTGGCGGGCAGGGACGTGCTGATTGCCGACGACCTGTGCGATGCCGGTGGCACCTTTATCGGATCGGCGGCGGTATTGCGGGCCGCCGGCGCGCGCTCGGTCAGCCTGTACGTTACCCACGGTCTGTTCAGTAAAGGCGTTGAGCACCTGCTGAGCCAGGGCATTGACCGCATCTGGACCACCACCTCGCTGGGCGGCGCTGAACCGGCGCAGGAAGGCGTTGAACGCATTGATATCGCGACCATTTACCGCAGTGAAGGAGCAAACCATGCAAATTAA
- a CDS encoding ABC transporter ATP-binding protein produces MIVFSSLQIRRGVRVLLDNATATINPGQKVGLVGKNGCGKSTLLSLLKNEISADAGSFSYPGSWSLAWVNQETPALDMPAVEYVIDGDREFRQLQSELDRANEINDGHAIATLHGKLDAIQAWTIQSRAASLLSGLGFSQEQLQRPVSDFSGGWRMRLNLAQALICRSDLLLLDEPTNHLDLDAVIWLERWLKSYSGTLILISHDRDFLDPVVDKILHIEQQSIFEYTGNYSSFEIQRATKLAQQQSMFEHQQQKVAHLQSFIDRFKAKATKAKQAQSRIKMLERMELIAPAHVDNPFTFSFREPESLPNPLLKMEKVSAGYGDKKILNSIKLNLVPGSRIGLLGRNGAGKSTLIKLLAGELAPQAGEIGLAKGIKLGYFAQHQLEFLRADESPLQHLARLAPKILEQQLRDYLGGFGFQGDKVTEQTQRFSGGEKARLVLALIVWQRPNLLLLDEPTNHLDLDMRQALTEALIDYEGALVVVSHDRHLLRSTTDDLYLVHDGKVEPFDGDLEDYQQWLSDLQKQVLADASPKAEGANSAQARKDQKRRDAELRTQTQPLRRQIEKLEKQMEKHNAQLADAENKLGDTAIYEQSRKTDLTSALQQQASAKSALEECEMEWLEAQEQLESIMNG; encoded by the coding sequence ATGATTGTCTTCTCCTCGTTACAAATACGTCGCGGCGTGCGCGTCCTGCTGGATAACGCCACCGCGACCATCAACCCCGGCCAGAAAGTGGGCCTGGTGGGCAAAAACGGCTGCGGCAAATCCACCCTGCTGTCCCTGCTGAAAAACGAGATAAGCGCCGATGCCGGCAGCTTCAGCTATCCCGGCAGCTGGTCGCTGGCCTGGGTCAACCAGGAAACGCCGGCGCTGGATATGCCCGCCGTTGAGTATGTTATCGACGGCGACCGCGAATTTCGTCAGCTGCAGTCTGAATTAGATCGCGCGAATGAAATTAACGACGGCCACGCTATCGCCACGCTGCACGGCAAGCTGGATGCCATTCAGGCATGGACCATACAGTCCCGCGCCGCCAGCCTGCTAAGCGGATTGGGCTTTAGCCAGGAACAACTGCAGCGCCCGGTCAGCGATTTCTCCGGCGGCTGGCGCATGCGCCTCAACCTGGCCCAGGCGCTGATCTGCCGCTCCGATCTGCTGCTGCTCGATGAACCGACCAACCACCTCGACCTTGACGCGGTGATCTGGCTGGAACGCTGGCTGAAAAGCTACAGCGGCACGCTGATCCTGATCTCACACGACCGCGACTTCCTCGACCCGGTGGTCGATAAGATCCTGCATATTGAACAGCAGAGCATCTTCGAATACACCGGCAACTACAGCTCGTTTGAGATCCAGCGCGCCACCAAACTGGCGCAGCAGCAGTCGATGTTTGAACACCAGCAGCAGAAGGTGGCGCATCTGCAGAGTTTTATCGACCGCTTCAAGGCCAAGGCCACCAAGGCCAAGCAGGCGCAGAGCCGCATCAAAATGCTCGAACGCATGGAGCTGATTGCGCCGGCGCACGTCGATAACCCGTTTACCTTCAGCTTCCGCGAGCCGGAGAGCCTGCCTAACCCGCTGCTGAAGATGGAGAAGGTCAGCGCCGGCTACGGCGATAAAAAGATCCTTAACTCGATCAAGCTGAACCTGGTGCCGGGTTCGCGCATCGGGCTGCTCGGGCGTAACGGCGCCGGTAAGTCGACGCTGATCAAGCTGCTGGCCGGTGAACTGGCCCCGCAGGCCGGTGAGATCGGCCTGGCGAAGGGTATTAAGCTCGGTTACTTTGCCCAGCATCAGCTGGAGTTCCTGCGCGCCGACGAATCACCGCTGCAGCACCTGGCCCGGCTGGCGCCTAAAATTCTGGAACAGCAGCTACGCGACTACCTCGGCGGCTTTGGTTTCCAGGGCGACAAAGTGACGGAGCAGACCCAGCGCTTCTCAGGCGGCGAGAAAGCGCGGCTGGTGCTGGCGCTGATCGTCTGGCAGCGTCCTAACCTGCTGCTGCTCGATGAACCGACCAACCACCTGGATCTGGATATGCGCCAGGCGCTGACCGAAGCGCTGATCGACTACGAAGGCGCGCTGGTGGTGGTATCGCACGATCGCCACCTGCTGCGTTCCACCACCGACGACCTTTACCTGGTGCACGATGGCAAGGTCGAACCCTTCGACGGCGATCTGGAAGATTACCAGCAGTGGCTGAGCGACCTGCAGAAGCAGGTTCTGGCCGACGCGTCACCGAAAGCCGAGGGTGCCAACAGCGCCCAGGCGCGTAAGGATCAGAAACGCCGCGATGCCGAACTGCGCACCCAGACCCAGCCGCTGCGCAGGCAGATTGAAAAGCTGGAAAAGCAGATGGAGAAGCACAACGCGCAGCTGGCCGACGCTGAAAACAAGCTGGGCGATACCGCGATTTACGAGCAGAGCCGCAAAACAGACCTGACCTCCGCCCTGCAGCAGCAGGCCAGCGCCAAATCGGCGCTGGAAGAGTGTGAGATGGAATGGCTGGAGGCGCAGGAACAGCTTGAATCAATCATGAACGGCTGA
- the kefG gene encoding glutathione-regulated potassium-efflux system ancillary protein KefG, whose translation MSQPPKVLLLYAHPESQDSIANRVLLQPARRLEHVTVHDLYAEYPDFFIDIHREQQLLREHQIIVFQHPLYTYSCPALLKEWLDRVLSRGFASGPGGNVLEGKYWRSVITTGEPEAAYHQEGLNRYPMSDIMRPFELTAQMCRMHWMTPMIIYWARRQTADVMQNYARAYGDWLGNPLPYGGV comes from the coding sequence ATGTCGCAGCCGCCTAAGGTCCTGCTGTTGTATGCCCATCCGGAGTCACAGGACTCGATTGCCAATCGCGTTTTGCTACAACCGGCCCGGCGCCTGGAACATGTGACGGTCCATGACCTGTACGCAGAGTATCCGGATTTTTTTATTGATATTCACCGCGAGCAACAGCTGCTGCGCGAACATCAGATTATCGTTTTTCAACATCCGCTTTATACCTACAGCTGCCCTGCTCTGCTGAAAGAGTGGCTGGACCGCGTGCTGTCGCGCGGCTTTGCCAGCGGCCCCGGTGGCAACGTGCTGGAGGGTAAATACTGGCGCAGCGTGATCACCACCGGAGAGCCGGAGGCCGCCTACCACCAGGAAGGGCTGAACCGTTACCCGATGTCAGACATTATGCGGCCCTTTGAACTGACCGCGCAGATGTGCCGCATGCACTGGATGACGCCGATGATTATTTACTGGGCGCGTCGCCAGACGGCTGACGTGATGCAAAATTATGCCCGCGCCTACGGCGACTGGCTGGGCAATCCGCTGCCCTATGGAGGAGTGTAA